GTGAGCTCTTTGGTCGCGTTGAGAAGTTGCTCGGTTTGCCAGCAGACACAGTCAAGCTTGGCATTATGGATGAAGAGCGTCGCATGAGCGCCAACATCAAAGCGGCAATTGCTGCTGCAGGTGCACGTGTTGCCTTTATTAATACTGGCTTCTTGGATCGTACTGGCGATGAAATGCACACAGCAATGTACGCAGGCCCAATGATGCGCAAAGGTGATATGAAAACCAGCAAGTGGTTGTCTGCCTATGAGCGTCGTAACGTATTTGCAGGTTTAGATTGTGGCTTGCGTGGCCGCGCTCAAATCGGCAAAGGTATGTGGGCAATGCCAGACATGATGAAAGCCATGGTTGAGCAGAAGATTGTTCATCCAAAGGCAGGTGCAAATACAGCTTGGGTACCATCACCAACTGCGGCAACTTTACATGCGCTGCATTATCACCAAGTAAACGTAGCAGAGCTCCAAAAAGAAATGGAAAAGCTCGACACTGCTGCTGAAGCTGAAGCGTTGATCAATGACTTGTTAACTATTCCAGTAGTTGAAAAAGCAAACTGGTCTAAAGAAGAGATTCAGCAAGAATTGGATAACAACTGCCAGGGTATCTTGGGTTACGTGGTTCGCTGGATCGATCAGGGTGTTGGTTGCTCTAAGGTTCCAGATATTCATAACGTTGGCCTAATGGAAGACCGTGCAACATTGCGTATTTCTAGCCAACACATTGCCAACTGGTTGCTCAACGGTATTGTGACTGCTGATCAAGTAAACGAGAGTTTGCAGCGCATGGCTAAAGTAGTGGATGGTCAGAATGCTGGCGATCCTTTGTACAAGCCAATGATGCCAAACTACAAAGATTCTTACGCTTATAAAGCAGCCAGCGATTTGATTTTCAAAGGTCTTGAGCAACCAAACGGTTATACCGAGCCATTGCTCCATGCTTGGCGTTTAGAGGTTAAAAAGGCAGGCGCTAAGTAATTTAGCTCCGATCTGACTAAGAATGGATTTGCCCGCAAAGCAAATCCATTTTTTATTGGGCAACACCTTATGTTTGGCTTTCTAAATCTTTTCTCCAAATCGCATGCGAGCTTCCCATTTCAATTTAATGATGGGGGCAGGCAAAAGGCTGGCTTTAAGGGTGGTGCAGGCGATTGCGTAGTTAGATCCATCGCGATTGCAGCGAACCTGCCCTATATGCAGGTTTATGAGGACCTCAGACTTGCTAATGAGTCTTACGCCCAATCCCGCAACGATAGACTTGCTAAGAGATTAAGTGCGAAAGGCTCATCCCCGCGCAATGGCAATCATCGTAACGTCTTCCATGATTACATTCTGAAGCATGGTTTTAAATGGGTTCCGACGATGAAAGTGGGGGCAGGCTGTCAGGTGCACTTAAGGGTAGATGAACTTCCGGCTGGCACCTTGATTGTGAAGGTATCCAAGCATCTCACCGCAGTGATTGATGGCGTTATTCAGGATACGCACGATCCGTCCAGAGGCGGAAGTCGCTGTGTTTACGGGTATTACATCAAAACTTAAAGTAATTCCTGAAGTTCGTCAAAAACAGCATTTTTTGCTGAAAAACAGCATAAATTAACAAGAAAATCGCCTTAATTGGGGGAATTTTCTTAAAGTGATTTCTTCTTAGGTGCGTACTTGAGAAGCCAGGCTTGTTTATAGACTCCCGTCATCATAATCATGGCTGAGGTAGTCCAAGCAACTGAAAACAGGCCGCTAAAGGCAATAAAGAAGGCGAGGCTTTTCCATCCCAAGGGTAGAAGGTCTGTCACAAACCCTACGGTGGTGTAGCAGCTGCCCGCGAAGAGAACGGCATCAATGCCATTGGGAACGAGCTTTAGCAAAAGAAGAAAGGCTGCCCAAATGAAGATTTCGCTAATGTGAATCAGGGCAATCACAATAAATGCCACGTAAAAATGGGTAAAGACCCAGTTGTACTTGCCCCTCTCAAGATTCTTCTTTGTCAGCAATTCAAAGCGCATCACCATGTGATTTAGGGCGCTTCCATGAAACATGAGAACGAATACAAGGCCGAAGATTCCAAGGATGATGTCCATGAAAAGGAAGGCAAAGGAAAAACTTGTGGCGGTAGGTAGCATGATTGGAATCAGATCGGTTTAGCAGGGGTTTTGTCGATGATTTAGCTCTGATCGTACCTCAATGCAGATTGGGGCGCTAGAGTGGATAATGGACTTTCATCCCCAATTTGCACTGTAGATCCCACTTTGAGTTCTGTTCGCACCCCCTCGCAAGAGCGTTTCTTTTTGCTTGCCTTGGCAGGCATTCAGTTCACTCACATTTTAGATTTTATGATCATGATGCCCCTAGGGCCCGTGTTCATTAAAGTACTCAATATCAATACCCATCAGTTTGGGTTGCTCTTGTCTTCCTATACATTTGCAGCGGCAGCCGCTGGTGTATTTGCCACCTACTATGTAGATCGTTTTGAGCGTAGAAAACTGCTCTTAAGTCTATATGCCTTTTTCATCATCGCAACATTAGCTTGTGGCTTGGCACCAAATTATGAAATGCTCTTTATCGCTAGAGCATTTGCTGGCGCCTTTGGCGGCATCTTGGGTTCCTTAGTGCAAACCATCGTGGCCGACTCTATTCCGTTTGAGCGTAGAGGAAAGGCGCTGGGCACGGTAATGGCAGCTTTCTCAGTCTCTACGGTTGCAGGAGTGCCCTTGGGTTTATTTTTGGCAAATCACATTCCGGCCTTAGGTTGGCGTGCACCATTCATCTTTATTGCTTTGGTTTCTACTTTGATTTTGTATTTAGGGTATCGCAATATTCCCAAAATAGCAGGGCACTTAGATCATGTGCACGAGGGCAGTCGCTTTAATCAAATCTATAAGATATTGACGGCGCCACAGCATCTAAAAGCCTTTGTATTTATGGCCTTCATCATGATTACCGGATTCTCGGTCATTCCGTATATCGCGCTTTACCTCACCACCAACGTTGGCATCAATAATTCCTATATTTCTCTGATCTATTTGTGCGGGGGAATTGCCACCCTGATGAGCTCGCGCTTTATTGGCCATATGGCGGATAAGTATGGCAAGGTTAAAGTCTTCAGAGCGCTTGCAGTCATCAGCCTAATTCCTTTGATCGTTACAACAAATTTGCCAGTAACTCCTTTATGGATTGTTTTAATTAATTCAACAGCATTTTTCATCTTAGTTTCTGGTCGCATGATTCCTGCTATGGCAATTGTGAGTCAGGTTGTAGATAACAAAATTCGGGGCACCTTTATGAGTCTTGTTGGCTCTGTACAAATGCTGTCTTCCGGTATTGCTTCAGTAATAGCTGGCGCAATTGTGACGATTAGGCCGGACGGCATGATGGAGCACTACAACATTGTGGGTTACGGGGCAGCCATTTGTGGATTGCTAACAATCTGGCTGGTAGGATATATCCATTCGGATGCAAAAGCCCCTCAGTAAGTGGCGACGAAGTCATTCAGAGATCAAAGTGATAAGGGAAAGAACATGATTGAATACAAAAGACCGGACGGCAAAACCATCAATGGATATTTGGCTGAGCCTACCGACAATCCAAATGCGCCGGGTGTTGTGGTGATTCAGGAGTGGTGGGGCTTGGATGATGAAGTGAAATCTGTTGCTGATCGCTTAGCTAAAGCGGGGTATCGCGCGTTAGTGCCTGA
The window above is part of the Polynucleobacter sp. AP-Kolm-20A-A1 genome. Proteins encoded here:
- a CDS encoding MFS transporter, which gives rise to MDNGLSSPICTVDPTLSSVRTPSQERFFLLALAGIQFTHILDFMIMMPLGPVFIKVLNINTHQFGLLLSSYTFAAAAAGVFATYYVDRFERRKLLLSLYAFFIIATLACGLAPNYEMLFIARAFAGAFGGILGSLVQTIVADSIPFERRGKALGTVMAAFSVSTVAGVPLGLFLANHIPALGWRAPFIFIALVSTLILYLGYRNIPKIAGHLDHVHEGSRFNQIYKILTAPQHLKAFVFMAFIMITGFSVIPYIALYLTTNVGINNSYISLIYLCGGIATLMSSRFIGHMADKYGKVKVFRALAVISLIPLIVTTNLPVTPLWIVLINSTAFFILVSGRMIPAMAIVSQVVDNKIRGTFMSLVGSVQMLSSGIASVIAGAIVTIRPDGMMEHYNIVGYGAAICGLLTIWLVGYIHSDAKAPQ